A window of the Miscanthus floridulus cultivar M001 chromosome 14, ASM1932011v1, whole genome shotgun sequence genome harbors these coding sequences:
- the LOC136504115 gene encoding probable WRKY transcription factor 67 — MNILESSTHSGCQVVINEIEHQRALVMKLHDLILPILDPCSRQEKLAQQLFQDIFRSSSKVISFLELGDNSNKQANLIKYRRKGGKNNVESHMLGEEAKEIGNKRRKNAQHTGSVVTQAPHFDGYQWRKYGQKWISKAKHSRSYYRCANSKDQGCLATKTVQQKESDGSAGTVRLFDVDYYGQHICKKDDIIHPYVVETTQYSAPIVNHNQSISGSTVVHNDVHGVQDESFENLFMVPSTPEYLIDFTDVEMAGALEVTSMMIFEDIWA; from the exons ATGAACATCCTTGAATCTTCCACTCATAGTGGCTGCCAAGTGGTGATCAACGAGATTGAACACCAAAGGGCTCTAGTGATGAAGCTACATGACCTTATCCTACCAATACTTGATCCCTGTAGTAGGCAGGAGAAGCTTGCGCAGCAACTCTTTCAAGATATATTCAGATCCTCAAGTAAGGTTATCTCCTTTCTCGAACTTGGTGATAACAGTAACAAACAGGCCAATCTTATCAAATATAGAAGAAAAGGTGGTAAGAATAACGTGGAGAGTCACATGTTGGGGGAGGAAGCTAAAGAAATTGGAAATAAGAGAAG GAAGAATGCACAACACACAGGTTCAGTTGTGACACAAGCACCACACTTTGATGGATATCAATGGAGGAAGTATGGACAGAAGTGGATCTCCAAAGCAAAGCATTCTAG GAGCTACTATAGATGTGCCAATAGTAAAGACCAAGGGTGTCTTGCAACTAAGACAGTTCAACAGAAGGAATCAGATGGAAGCGCTGGAACAGTGAGGTTGTTCGATGTTGACTATTACGGCCAGCACATTTGCAAGAAGGATGACATAATCCATCCATATGTTGTTGAGACAACACAATATAGTGCACCAATTGTCAATCATAACCAAAGCATTAGTGGATCAACGGTTGTTCATAATGATGTCCATGGAGTTCAGGATGAAAGCTTTGAAAACTTATTCATGGTGCCAAGCACGCCAGAATATTTGATAGATTTCACAGATGTTGAAATGGCAGGGGCACTTGAGGTTACCTCCATGATGATCTTTGAAGATATATGGGCGTAA